In one Cyprinus carpio isolate SPL01 chromosome B2, ASM1834038v1, whole genome shotgun sequence genomic region, the following are encoded:
- the si:dkey-97a13.12 gene encoding uncharacterized protein si:dkey-97a13.12 — protein sequence MQQIYTQSHEEFEVFTTVLSPQVCRKRVIFKHQGDLVVVTADYSADCDEELSVRAGEVVLLLYQENADWCYVQLQNGKEGYVPTACFITKQEPLRPIVTQTSQNFTQALSNDRSGCSGGHSLKLPRRASLSGVPGSPRLLQRLLSRRCSDGHAVRSIGSINPAFHPD from the exons ATGCAGCAAATCTACACACAGAGCCATGAAGAGTTTGAGGTGTTCACCACTGTTCTGTCGCCTCAAG TTTGTCGGAAGAGAGTGATATTCAAGCACCAAGGAGATCTG gtggtTGTGACGGCAGACTACAGTGCAGACTGTGATGAAGAGCTGAGTGTCCGTGCCGGTGAGGTAGTGTTGCTTCTGTATCAGGAGAATGCTGACTGGTGTTACGTCCAACTTCAGAACGGAAAGGAAGGATATGTTCCCACAGCCTGCTTCATTACG aAGCAGGAGCCACTGAGGCCCATTGTGACTCAGACATCGCAAAACTTCACGCAAGCGTTGTCTAATGATCGGAGTGGCTGTTCTGG AGGGCACTCTCTGAAACTGCCGCGGCGAGCGTCTCTGTCAGGAGTGCCGGGTTCACCTCGATTGCTTCAGCGACTGCTCTCTCGTCGATGTAGTGATGGACATGCTGTACGTTCGATCGGCTCCATCAATCCTGCGTTTCATCCTGACTGA
- the LOC109049702 gene encoding E3 ubiquitin-protein ligase TRIM63-like isoform X2, whose product MESLERQLICPICLEIFTKPVVILPCQHNLCRKCANDIFQASNPYLPTRGGSTLGSGGRFRCPSCRHEVVLDRHGVYGLQRNLLVENIIDMYKQESSSSKPEPELKDDVLMCEEHQDEKINIYCVTCSVPTCSLCKVFGSHQSCEVAPLKSVYETQKSELSDGVAVLVGNNDRIQGIISQLEESCRAVEENGRRQKSRVCEWFDRLYALLEERRGELTLKITAEQQEKLDYIGGLQRKYRDHLDNTAKLVETGIQTMEESEMAIFLQNTKPLLQKIAEGRNVSHLEKVERGYENMDHFTVNFSPERRAILSIDFTKDDDNEEDDEEEELAGTVNPETQTSSVATPAPAQQRQTPVPNPPPMTASGATPIPTLQRQTPVPISPPMAADSSQMSSKPSQSVNTNSAENTPLFTPNPDSSLNSSTDAPAQVTVDPNQTSEDGPRHVFSFSWLNMPK is encoded by the exons ATGGAGAGTTTGGAGAGGCAGCTGATATGCCCTATTTGCCTTGAGATCTTCACCAAACCGGTGGTGATCTTACCGTGCCAGCACAACCTCTGCCGCAAATGTGCCAATGACATCTTTCAG GCCTCAAACCCTTACTTGCCCACACGAGGAGGTTCTACATTGGGCTCTGGCGGCCGGTTCCGCTGCCCATCCTGTAGGCATGAAGTGGTTCTGGACAGACATGGGGTGTATGGCCTGCAGAGGAACCTGCTAGTGGAGAACATCATAGATATGTACAAACAGGAATCCAGCAG CAGTAAGCCAGAACCAGAACTGAAGGatgatgtgttgatgtgtgaGGAGCATCAGGATGAGAAgattaatatatattgtgtgaCCTGCTCTGTTCCCACTTGTTCACTATGTAAAGTCTTTGGGAGTCATCAGTCCTGTGAAGTTGCTCCACTCAAATCTGTCTACGAAACCCAGAAA TCCGAGTTGTCTGATGGTGTTGCTGTGTTGGTTGGCAATAATGACAGAATTCAGGGCATCATCAGTCAGCTAGAGGAAAGCTGCAGAGCTGTGGAG GAGAATGGTCGTAGGCAGAAGTCTCGTGTATGTGAGTGGTTTGATCGTCTGTACGCTCTTCTGGAAGAGCGCAGAGGAGAACTCACACTGAAGATCACCGCAGAACAGCAGGAGAAACTTGACTACATCGGTGGCCTACAGCGcaa GTACAGAGATCACCTAGATAACACAGCCAAACTAGTGGAGACAGGAATTCAGACGATGGAGGAATCTGAGATGGCCATCTTCCTGCAG AACACGAAGCCTCTACTACAAAA GATAGCAGAAGGCAGGAATGTTTCTCATTTAGAAAAGGTGGAACGTGGATATGAAAATATGGATCATTTCACTGTAAACTTCAGCCCTGAACGAAGAGCAATACTAAGCATAGATTTTACCAAGG ATGATGACAatgaagaggatgatgaggagGAAGAATTAGCAGGTACTGTTAATCCAGAGACTCAGACATCTTCAGTGGCTACGCCTGCCCCGGCCCAGCAGAGACAAACCCCTGTACCGAACCCTCCACCGATGACTGCTTCAGGGGCTACACCCATCCCAACCCTGCAGAGACAAACCCCTGTTCCGATCTCTCCACCAATGGCAGCCGACTCATCCCAGATGTCATCAAAACCTAGCCAATCAGTGAACACCAACTCAGCAGAGAACACACCCTTATTTACACCCAATCCAGACTCTAGTCTCAACTCTTCCACAGACGCACCTGCTCAG GTAACTGTCGATCCCAACCAGACATCGGAGGATGGCCCACgtcatgttttctctttttcctgGTTAAATATGCCAAAATAA
- the LOC109049702 gene encoding E3 ubiquitin-protein ligase TRIM63-like isoform X1, producing the protein MESLERQLICPICLEIFTKPVVILPCQHNLCRKCANDIFQASNPYLPTRGGSTLGSGGRFRCPSCRHEVVLDRHGVYGLQRNLLVENIIDMYKQESSSSSKPEPELKDDVLMCEEHQDEKINIYCVTCSVPTCSLCKVFGSHQSCEVAPLKSVYETQKSELSDGVAVLVGNNDRIQGIISQLEESCRAVEENGRRQKSRVCEWFDRLYALLEERRGELTLKITAEQQEKLDYIGGLQRKYRDHLDNTAKLVETGIQTMEESEMAIFLQNTKPLLQKIAEGRNVSHLEKVERGYENMDHFTVNFSPERRAILSIDFTKDDDNEEDDEEEELAGTVNPETQTSSVATPAPAQQRQTPVPNPPPMTASGATPIPTLQRQTPVPISPPMAADSSQMSSKPSQSVNTNSAENTPLFTPNPDSSLNSSTDAPAQVTVDPNQTSEDGPRHVFSFSWLNMPK; encoded by the exons ATGGAGAGTTTGGAGAGGCAGCTGATATGCCCTATTTGCCTTGAGATCTTCACCAAACCGGTGGTGATCTTACCGTGCCAGCACAACCTCTGCCGCAAATGTGCCAATGACATCTTTCAG GCCTCAAACCCTTACTTGCCCACACGAGGAGGTTCTACATTGGGCTCTGGCGGCCGGTTCCGCTGCCCATCCTGTAGGCATGAAGTGGTTCTGGACAGACATGGGGTGTATGGCCTGCAGAGGAACCTGCTAGTGGAGAACATCATAGATATGTACAAACAGGAATCCAGCAG CAGCAGTAAGCCAGAACCAGAACTGAAGGatgatgtgttgatgtgtgaGGAGCATCAGGATGAGAAgattaatatatattgtgtgaCCTGCTCTGTTCCCACTTGTTCACTATGTAAAGTCTTTGGGAGTCATCAGTCCTGTGAAGTTGCTCCACTCAAATCTGTCTACGAAACCCAGAAA TCCGAGTTGTCTGATGGTGTTGCTGTGTTGGTTGGCAATAATGACAGAATTCAGGGCATCATCAGTCAGCTAGAGGAAAGCTGCAGAGCTGTGGAG GAGAATGGTCGTAGGCAGAAGTCTCGTGTATGTGAGTGGTTTGATCGTCTGTACGCTCTTCTGGAAGAGCGCAGAGGAGAACTCACACTGAAGATCACCGCAGAACAGCAGGAGAAACTTGACTACATCGGTGGCCTACAGCGcaa GTACAGAGATCACCTAGATAACACAGCCAAACTAGTGGAGACAGGAATTCAGACGATGGAGGAATCTGAGATGGCCATCTTCCTGCAG AACACGAAGCCTCTACTACAAAA GATAGCAGAAGGCAGGAATGTTTCTCATTTAGAAAAGGTGGAACGTGGATATGAAAATATGGATCATTTCACTGTAAACTTCAGCCCTGAACGAAGAGCAATACTAAGCATAGATTTTACCAAGG ATGATGACAatgaagaggatgatgaggagGAAGAATTAGCAGGTACTGTTAATCCAGAGACTCAGACATCTTCAGTGGCTACGCCTGCCCCGGCCCAGCAGAGACAAACCCCTGTACCGAACCCTCCACCGATGACTGCTTCAGGGGCTACACCCATCCCAACCCTGCAGAGACAAACCCCTGTTCCGATCTCTCCACCAATGGCAGCCGACTCATCCCAGATGTCATCAAAACCTAGCCAATCAGTGAACACCAACTCAGCAGAGAACACACCCTTATTTACACCCAATCCAGACTCTAGTCTCAACTCTTCCACAGACGCACCTGCTCAG GTAACTGTCGATCCCAACCAGACATCGGAGGATGGCCCACgtcatgttttctctttttcctgGTTAAATATGCCAAAATAA
- the LOC109049702 gene encoding tripartite motif-containing protein 55-like isoform X3: MYKQESSSSSKPEPELKDDVLMCEEHQDEKINIYCVTCSVPTCSLCKVFGSHQSCEVAPLKSVYETQKSELSDGVAVLVGNNDRIQGIISQLEESCRAVEENGRRQKSRVCEWFDRLYALLEERRGELTLKITAEQQEKLDYIGGLQRKYRDHLDNTAKLVETGIQTMEESEMAIFLQNTKPLLQKIAEGRNVSHLEKVERGYENMDHFTVNFSPERRAILSIDFTKDDDNEEDDEEEELAGTVNPETQTSSVATPAPAQQRQTPVPNPPPMTASGATPIPTLQRQTPVPISPPMAADSSQMSSKPSQSVNTNSAENTPLFTPNPDSSLNSSTDAPAQVTVDPNQTSEDGPRHVFSFSWLNMPK; this comes from the exons ATGTACAAACAGGAATCCAGCAG CAGCAGTAAGCCAGAACCAGAACTGAAGGatgatgtgttgatgtgtgaGGAGCATCAGGATGAGAAgattaatatatattgtgtgaCCTGCTCTGTTCCCACTTGTTCACTATGTAAAGTCTTTGGGAGTCATCAGTCCTGTGAAGTTGCTCCACTCAAATCTGTCTACGAAACCCAGAAA TCCGAGTTGTCTGATGGTGTTGCTGTGTTGGTTGGCAATAATGACAGAATTCAGGGCATCATCAGTCAGCTAGAGGAAAGCTGCAGAGCTGTGGAG GAGAATGGTCGTAGGCAGAAGTCTCGTGTATGTGAGTGGTTTGATCGTCTGTACGCTCTTCTGGAAGAGCGCAGAGGAGAACTCACACTGAAGATCACCGCAGAACAGCAGGAGAAACTTGACTACATCGGTGGCCTACAGCGcaa GTACAGAGATCACCTAGATAACACAGCCAAACTAGTGGAGACAGGAATTCAGACGATGGAGGAATCTGAGATGGCCATCTTCCTGCAG AACACGAAGCCTCTACTACAAAA GATAGCAGAAGGCAGGAATGTTTCTCATTTAGAAAAGGTGGAACGTGGATATGAAAATATGGATCATTTCACTGTAAACTTCAGCCCTGAACGAAGAGCAATACTAAGCATAGATTTTACCAAGG ATGATGACAatgaagaggatgatgaggagGAAGAATTAGCAGGTACTGTTAATCCAGAGACTCAGACATCTTCAGTGGCTACGCCTGCCCCGGCCCAGCAGAGACAAACCCCTGTACCGAACCCTCCACCGATGACTGCTTCAGGGGCTACACCCATCCCAACCCTGCAGAGACAAACCCCTGTTCCGATCTCTCCACCAATGGCAGCCGACTCATCCCAGATGTCATCAAAACCTAGCCAATCAGTGAACACCAACTCAGCAGAGAACACACCCTTATTTACACCCAATCCAGACTCTAGTCTCAACTCTTCCACAGACGCACCTGCTCAG GTAACTGTCGATCCCAACCAGACATCGGAGGATGGCCCACgtcatgttttctctttttcctgGTTAAATATGCCAAAATAA
- the LOC109049713 gene encoding corticoliberin-like, with translation MKLHVLLAAVSLGVFVSLSGSAPGHTNTPLPVLMRLGEEYFIRLDNADRRSPPSTEALQLKLTQLGRVGNGIMNSLEERERRSEDPPISLDLTFHLARDEQLAQRASNNRKILNDLGK, from the coding sequence ATGAAGCTGCACGTGCTGCTCGCTGCTGTGTCTCTCGGTGTCTTCGTCTCGCTTTCTGGATCCGCTCCCGGACACACGAACACACCGCTGCCGGTGTTGATGCGCTTAGGAGAGGAGTACTTCATCAGGCTGGACAACGCCGACCGGAGATCACCGCCAAGCACCGAGGCGCTTCAGCTGAAGCTCACGCAGCTCGGTCGTGTCGGTAACGGGATCATGAACAGCCTCGAGGAGCGGGAGCGCCGGTCGGAAGACCCTCCAATTTCACTGGATCTGACTTTTCACCTGGCGCGAGACGAACAATTGGCCCAGCGCGCAAGCAACAACCGCAAGATTTTGAACGATTTAGGAAAATAA